CGAAGGTATGTTCATGCCCGCCCTCTCCTCGCAAACCGCTAAACAGCTCTCTGATTTTATCTCCCCTCACCGAATACAGGATAATCTCAACCATAGATTCTTCATCCAGCTCATACGGAATTGTTGAAGTTGTTCGGAAAGGGTTTGGATAATTTTGATGCAGATCAAACGGTACTTCCTCAGCCACAGGCTCGCCAATATTCACTCCGTTGCGAATATCAGGCAGCAGGGCATGCAGGTTTTCGCCGGGGCATGCTGTGCCGCTCACATCCCGGTGGCCAAAAATTGTTGGGACATTTTGGACGCCCGACGGATTCACAGGAATCACACCCGAACCGAGAGGATCGATACCGTTCTGATCAAATCTCCACGATACCAAGCGTACCAGTGCATCAAGGGCCAACGATTCGGGATCACCCACCTGAGGATTGGCACCCGGTTCGAACTGCCCCATCAGCGCAATCCCAACGCTGCTGCTGTTCGCATTTCCTGCATGCGCACCCTGAACATCAGTTGATTGAAGCCACGGATTGTACCGGCCCTGAAAAATTCTCCCATTATGATCGATCAAAAAGTTATACCCGATATCGATCCAGCCATTATCGTTCACGTGCCAGTCCCAGATCTGTCGGACGACCTGCGCAGAGTTTGGCGGACGATTCGCCGTAACCGTGTGATGAACCGCCGCATGGCTGATCGAAATTTGTCGTGGCGTATATTCCGGTTCAAGTTCACCGGCCGGGAGATTGCCCCACCAGCCCGCCCGACTCGTAATTTCCGGCTGCCCGCTATGATCCGTCTGATACCGTGATTTCTCTTCTATTTCCGAATCCCTCTCCAAACGAGCATCGGCTGCAGTTATCGTCAGGTATGAAATAGAGCTGTTTTCGGGCACCGTAATCTCTACCTCAAACCGGGTATGGGCACTGCCATCCGGGGTTATGTAGAGCATCGACCAGTAAAGCCCTGATGGAGAATCACCCGGCTCCAGGTATCCTGTTGTGTGAACCCATTCCGGCCACTCCTCACCTGGAACTCCTGATCTAACCCTTAATCTAAATTCATCTGCATTATGAGTATCACCATCGCTGTTCCACCCAATCGACAATCCCGTAAAAGGTTCAGATTCATCTATTTCAAAAACGTAGGAAACCTCTCCTGCAACTTTCAAAACCTCGTTCTCATCCGGAAGTATTTCCCGGTGCCACTCAAATTTTGAACCCGGCAAGCGGGTATCGTAATCCAGGCTGATTGTCTGTGGTTCAGCAGATATAGTTCTATGGCTTTGAGAATAAAGCCGCTCAGAAAATGAGCTGACCGTAAGAAGTACAAACAAAGCCATTATCAGTCGGATGACACTCATTTTATTTTTACTCATACAAATTTTGAAATACAGCAGCGCCGGTATTCTGCTGTCTGATTGTGATGATTTGTACACTTACTGGTGAACTTGATGTATCAAGTTAGATTTATCGGAAAGAACAGCCCCAACATCAGCAAAATGTAGAAAACTTATGCGATTTTTGTTCCTGATTTTATGTTTATAAAAATCTGTGAGATCACGGTCATTATAAATTTCGAGAAACATTCAGATTCTTTTTTTCAGAATAATTGAGTAGAATGCTCGCACTCAAACAAGAATTTTAGACCTATCGCATATGAAATTCAGCCTCAAATCAGATCCTGTCTTAACCATATTCTTCGGAATAATCCTGTTCACAACCTTTGCAGTTATACCTGCTGATGCTCAGCATAGCTGGAATACATCCACCGAAAAAGAAGAGCGTCCGCTTTTCACAAAACACTTTTCGCAAGCCGAGTTTAGTGAGAGAAGAAACAAAGTCTACGACCAGATCGGCAATGATTCCTTTGCCATTCTCCAGGGAGCTCCCATGCCGATGGGATTTCAGTTTTTCCGGCAGAACAATGAATTTTATTACCTCTCAGGGATTGAATCACCCTATGCCTACCTGATTCTTGACGGACCCGATAGAGTTGCCACGGTTTACCTTCAGGACAGAAATGAACGCCGGGAATATGGTGAGGGAAAAGTGCTCTCTTACCAGGATGCAGATCTGGTAAAAGATCTCTCCGGTATTGATGCGGTTAAACATATTGATGATCTGAA
This portion of the Rhodohalobacter sp. SW132 genome encodes:
- a CDS encoding N-acetylmuramoyl-L-alanine amidase, which codes for MSKNKMSVIRLIMALFVLLTVSSFSERLYSQSHRTISAEPQTISLDYDTRLPGSKFEWHREILPDENEVLKVAGEVSYVFEIDESEPFTGLSIGWNSDGDTHNADEFRLRVRSGVPGEEWPEWVHTTGYLEPGDSPSGLYWSMLYITPDGSAHTRFEVEITVPENSSISYLTITAADARLERDSEIEEKSRYQTDHSGQPEITSRAGWWGNLPAGELEPEYTPRQISISHAAVHHTVTANRPPNSAQVVRQIWDWHVNDNGWIDIGYNFLIDHNGRIFQGRYNPWLQSTDVQGAHAGNANSSSVGIALMGQFEPGANPQVGDPESLALDALVRLVSWRFDQNGIDPLGSGVIPVNPSGVQNVPTIFGHRDVSGTACPGENLHALLPDIRNGVNIGEPVAEEVPFDLHQNYPNPFRTTSTIPYELDEESMVEIILYSVRGDKIRELFSGLRGEGGHEHTFDMNGLSSGVYYYELISGEFRQMKKMVYIR